In Enoplosus armatus isolate fEnoArm2 chromosome 2, fEnoArm2.hap1, whole genome shotgun sequence, one DNA window encodes the following:
- the aars2 gene encoding alanine--tRNA ligase, mitochondrial isoform X2: MFRLLRRRLRLLSGPPSRLSARSACSFSGSPPELPAARVRSTFLDFFRQKHGHRLVPSSPVRPRGDPTLLFVNAGMNQFKPVFLGTVDPRSEMASYRRVVNSQKCVRAGGKHNDLEDVGRDLYHHTFFEMLGNWSFGDYFKEEACWMAWSLLTGHYGIPADRLYVSYFAGDTASGLPADEETRRIWLDIGVPPGRLLPFGLKDNFWEMGDSGPCGPCTEIHYDHVGGRDATTLVNANSPDVVEIWNLVFMQYNREVDHSLQLLPQFSVDTGMGLERLVSVLQGKRSNYDTDLFTPLLHAIHQRSMVGSYGGRTGAADEGKVDMAYRVVADHIRTLSVCIADGVHPGMSGAELVLRKILRRAVRFCVEVLQAPQGALASLVPTVTHILGDVYPELHREADRIMDVINENEAHFLSSLQQGSRLILRTLNIKDYKHGLFPASVAWSLHRDLGFPLDLVDLMLEERGVQVDRQELDRLISENHKVKLHSDSGVQSQVSQMLDVLSLAELQRLGVPHTDDSLKYQYSLEQDRYVFPACPATVLALYDGQTLVSEVTEGQHCGVIMDQTCFYSEQGGQSHDQGYFTRDGLQDVLYPVEAVVLVGGYVVHQVTATDSLKTGDQVQLHLDQVHRLSCMVKHTATHILNFALRQVLGRSVQQRGSHVSAERLRFDFSVKGSLSVSQLQQVDRCVNDIISANQTVHSQELPLQVARCIDGLRTVDEVYPDPVRVVSVGLPVSELLDDQTDTQTSVELCCGTHLLQTGAIKDLLIVSERQMVKGISRIVAVTGREATLAREAGQVLSQDVDSLSARLTGPAPSSLDSAQRLAKEVGVLSDAVDNTPVPQWQRRELQSRLRALQRTSNTTVRKLETREAAVRAQALLEKNGRKDLQVDSVETDSLSIVMKTVNQLSAAAPHSHVMLLAHQRHSGKVLCACQVPKDSTSLSASDWAVAVCRHLGGSAGGSALVAKGTGSSSDITGALRWAEEFARQKTQR, from the exons ATGTTCAGACTGCTCCGCCGGAGGCTCCGCCTGCTCAGCGGGCCGCCGAGCCGCCTCTCTGCCCGCTCAGCTTGCTCCTTCAGCGGCTCTCCTCCGGAGCTGCCCGCTGCCCGTGTCCGCAGCACCTTCCTGGACTTCTTCCGGCAGAAACACGGACACCGGCTTGTCCCGTCCTCCCCGGTCCGGCCTAGAGGAGACCCCACCCTGCTGTTCGTCAACGCCGGCATGAACCAG TTTAAGCCGGTCTTCTTGGGGACCGTCGACCCTCGCAGTGAGATGGCCTCGTACCGCCGAGTGGTCAACAGTCAGAAATGTGTCCGAGCTGGTGGCAAACACAACGACCTGGAGGACGTGGGCCGAGACCTGTACCACCACACCTTCTTCGAGATGCTGGGAAACTGGTCGTTTGGAGACTACTTcaag gaGGAGGCGTGCTGGATGGCGTGGAGCCTCCTCACTGGGCATTATGGGATACCTGCAGACAGACTGTATGTGTCTTATTTTGCTGGAGACACTGCTTCAGGTTTACCAGCTGACGAAGAGACTCGACGCATCTGGTTAGACATCGG GGTTCCTCCTGGTCGCCTCCTGCCGTTCGGCCTGAAGGATAATTTCTGGGAGATGGGGGACTCTGGCCCCTGTGGCCCCTGCACCGAGATCCATTACGACCACGTAGGAGGACGAGACGCCACAACGCTCGTCAACGCTAACAGTCCTGATGTGGTGGAAATCTGGAACCTGGTCTTCATGCAGTACAACAG GGAGGTGGACCacagtctgcagctgctgccccAGTTCAGTGTGGATACTGGGATGGGACTGGAGCGACTGGTGAGCGTCCTGCAGGGTAAAAGATCAAACTACGACACTGACCTGTTCACCCCGCTGCTCCACGCCATCCACCAG AGGTCGATGGTGGGGTCCTACGGCGGCAGGACAGGCGCGGCGGACGAGGGGAAGGTGGACATGGCGTACCGAGTGGTGGCCGACCACATCCGCACTTTATCGGTCTGCATTGCTGACGGAGTTCATCCAGGCATGTCAGGAGCAGA GTTGGTGTTGAGGAAGATTCTGCGACGGGCGGTTCGGTTCTGTGTCGAGGTCCTTCAGGCTCCTCAGGGGGCACTGGCCAGCCTGGTGCCTACTGTGACCCACATACTG GGCGATGTGTATCCGGAGCTCcacagggaggcagacagg ATCATGGATGTCATCAACGAGAACGAGgctcacttcctgtcatctctgCAGCAGGGCAGCAGGCTGATCCTCCGAACACTCAACATAAAGGACTACAAACATGGACTCTTTCCCG CCTCGGTGGCCTGGTCTCTGCACAGGGACCTGGGTTTCCCTCTGGACCTGGTGGACCTGAtgttggaggagagaggagtccAGGTGGACCGTCAGGAGCTGGACCGACTGATCTCAGAGAACCACAAGGTGAAGCTTCactctgat TCTGGGGTTCAGTCTCAGGTGTCTCAGATGTTGGACGTCCTCAGCCTGGCAGAGCTGCAGCGTCTCGGAGTTCCTCACACTGATGACAGTCTCAAATACCAGTACAGCCTGGAGCAGGACAGATACG TGTTCCCGGCATGTCCTGCGACAGTTCTGGCTCTGTACGACGGTCAGACCCTGGTGTCAGAGGTCACTGAGGGTCAGCACTGTGGTGTCATCATGGATCAAACCTGCTTCTACTCTGAGCAGGGGGGGCAGTCACATGACCAGGGCTACTTCACCCGGGACGGACTGCAG GACGTCCTGTACCCTGTGGAGGCCGTGGTCCTAGTGGGGGGGTACGTGGTCCATCAGGTGACTGCAACTGACAGCCTGAAGACTGGAGACCAGGTCCAGCTACACCTGGACCAA GTCCACAGATTGTCCTGTAtggtgaaacacacagcaactcACATCCTGAACTTTGCTCTGAGGCAAGTTTTGGGTCGTTCGGTTCAGCAGAGAGGATCTCATGTGTCAGCTGAGCGCCTCCGCTTCGACTTCAGTGTCAAG GGCTCACTGAGTgtctctcagctgcagcaggtagACAGGTGTGTTAATGACATCatctcagccaatcagactgTCCACAGCCAGGAGCTTCCCCTGCAGGTGGCCAGGTGCATCGACGGACTGAGGACAGTCGAtgag gtgTATCCGGATCCTGTTCGGGTGGTGTCGGTGGGGTTGCCGGTCTCTGAACTGTTGGAtgatcagacagacacacagacatctgtGGAGCTCTGCTGTGGAAC TCACCTGCTGCAGACCGGAGCCATCAAGGACCTGCTCATTGTGTCTGAGAGACAGATGGTGAAAGGCATCAGTCGCATCGTCGCGGTGACGGGGCGGGAAGCAACACTG GCTCGGGAGGCGGGTCAGGTGTTGTCTCAGGATGTGGACTCTCTGTCAGCCAGACTGAcaggccccgccccctccaGCCTCGACTCCGCCCAGCGCCTCGCCAAGGAGGTCGGGGTCCTCTCTGAT GCTGTAGATAACACCCCCGTCCCTCAGTGGCAgcgcagagagctgcagagtcgACTCAGAGCTCTGCAGAGGACCAGCAACACCACCGTCAGGAAACTGGAGACCAgagag GCTGCTGTAAGAGCTCAGGCTCTGCTGGAGAAGAACGGCAGAAAGGACCTGCAGGTGGACTCTGTGGAGACAGACTCTCTGTCG ATTGTGATGAAGACGGTGAATCAGCTGAGCGCTGCTGCTCCTCACAGTCACGTGATGCTGCTCGCTCACCAGAGGCATTCTGGGAAGGTTCTATGTGCCTGTCAGGTTCCCAAG GACTCCACGTCTCTCTCAGCCTCTGATTGGGCGGTGGCAGTGTGTCGTCACCTTGGGGGGAGCGCTGGCGGCTCTGCGCTGGTTGCCAAGggaacaggaagcagcagtgacatcactggGGCTCTGAGGTGGGCGGAGGAGTTTGCTCGCCAGAAAACACAGCGATGA
- the aars2 gene encoding alanine--tRNA ligase, mitochondrial isoform X3, with protein MFRLLRRRLRLLSGPPSRLSARSACSFSGSPPELPAARVRSTFLDFFRQKHGHRLVPSSPVRPRGDPTLLFVNAGMNQFKPVFLGTVDPRSEMASYRRVVNSQKCVRAGGKHNDLEDVGRDLYHHTFFEMLGNWSFGDYFKEEACWMAWSLLTGHYGIPADRLYVSYFAGDTASGLPADEETRRIWLDIGVPPGRLLPFGLKDNFWEMGDSGPCGPCTEIHYDHVGGRDATTLVNANSPDVVEIWNLVFMQYNREVDHSLQLLPQFSVDTGMGLERLVSVLQGKRSNYDTDLFTPLLHAIHQRSMVGSYGGRTGAADEGKVDMAYRVVADHIRTLSVCIADGVHPGMSGAELVLRKILRRAVRFCVEVLQAPQGALASLVPTVTHILGDVYPELHREADRIMDVINENEAHFLSSLQQGSRLILRTLNIKDYKHGLFPASVAWSLHRDLGFPLDLVDLMLEERGVQVDRQELDRLISENHKSGVQSQVSQMLDVLSLAELQRLGVPHTDDSLKYQYSLEQDRYVFPACPATVLALYDGQTLVSEVTEGQHCGVIMDQTCFYSEQGGQSHDQGYFTRDGLQDVLYPVEAVVLVGGYVVHQVTATDSLKTGDQVQLHLDQVHRLSCMVKHTATHILNFALRQVLGRSVQQRGSHVSAERLRFDFSVKGSLSVSQLQQVDRCVNDIISANQTVHSQELPLQVARCIDGLRTVDEVYPDPVRVVSVGLPVSELLDDQTDTQTSVELCCGTHLLQTGAIKDLLIVSERQMVKGISRIVAVTGREATLAREAGQVLSQDVDSLSARLTGPAPSSLDSAQRLAKEVGVLSDAVDNTPVPQWQRRELQSRLRALQRTSNTTVRKLETREAAVRAQALLEKNGRKDLQVDSVETDSLSIVMKTVNQLSAAAPHSHVMLLAHQRHSGKVLCACQVPKDSTSLSASDWAVAVCRHLGGSAGGSALVAKGTGSSSDITGALRWAEEFARQKTQR; from the exons ATGTTCAGACTGCTCCGCCGGAGGCTCCGCCTGCTCAGCGGGCCGCCGAGCCGCCTCTCTGCCCGCTCAGCTTGCTCCTTCAGCGGCTCTCCTCCGGAGCTGCCCGCTGCCCGTGTCCGCAGCACCTTCCTGGACTTCTTCCGGCAGAAACACGGACACCGGCTTGTCCCGTCCTCCCCGGTCCGGCCTAGAGGAGACCCCACCCTGCTGTTCGTCAACGCCGGCATGAACCAG TTTAAGCCGGTCTTCTTGGGGACCGTCGACCCTCGCAGTGAGATGGCCTCGTACCGCCGAGTGGTCAACAGTCAGAAATGTGTCCGAGCTGGTGGCAAACACAACGACCTGGAGGACGTGGGCCGAGACCTGTACCACCACACCTTCTTCGAGATGCTGGGAAACTGGTCGTTTGGAGACTACTTcaag gaGGAGGCGTGCTGGATGGCGTGGAGCCTCCTCACTGGGCATTATGGGATACCTGCAGACAGACTGTATGTGTCTTATTTTGCTGGAGACACTGCTTCAGGTTTACCAGCTGACGAAGAGACTCGACGCATCTGGTTAGACATCGG GGTTCCTCCTGGTCGCCTCCTGCCGTTCGGCCTGAAGGATAATTTCTGGGAGATGGGGGACTCTGGCCCCTGTGGCCCCTGCACCGAGATCCATTACGACCACGTAGGAGGACGAGACGCCACAACGCTCGTCAACGCTAACAGTCCTGATGTGGTGGAAATCTGGAACCTGGTCTTCATGCAGTACAACAG GGAGGTGGACCacagtctgcagctgctgccccAGTTCAGTGTGGATACTGGGATGGGACTGGAGCGACTGGTGAGCGTCCTGCAGGGTAAAAGATCAAACTACGACACTGACCTGTTCACCCCGCTGCTCCACGCCATCCACCAG AGGTCGATGGTGGGGTCCTACGGCGGCAGGACAGGCGCGGCGGACGAGGGGAAGGTGGACATGGCGTACCGAGTGGTGGCCGACCACATCCGCACTTTATCGGTCTGCATTGCTGACGGAGTTCATCCAGGCATGTCAGGAGCAGA GTTGGTGTTGAGGAAGATTCTGCGACGGGCGGTTCGGTTCTGTGTCGAGGTCCTTCAGGCTCCTCAGGGGGCACTGGCCAGCCTGGTGCCTACTGTGACCCACATACTG GGCGATGTGTATCCGGAGCTCcacagggaggcagacagg ATCATGGATGTCATCAACGAGAACGAGgctcacttcctgtcatctctgCAGCAGGGCAGCAGGCTGATCCTCCGAACACTCAACATAAAGGACTACAAACATGGACTCTTTCCCG CCTCGGTGGCCTGGTCTCTGCACAGGGACCTGGGTTTCCCTCTGGACCTGGTGGACCTGAtgttggaggagagaggagtccAGGTGGACCGTCAGGAGCTGGACCGACTGATCTCAGAGAACCACAAG TCTGGGGTTCAGTCTCAGGTGTCTCAGATGTTGGACGTCCTCAGCCTGGCAGAGCTGCAGCGTCTCGGAGTTCCTCACACTGATGACAGTCTCAAATACCAGTACAGCCTGGAGCAGGACAGATACG TGTTCCCGGCATGTCCTGCGACAGTTCTGGCTCTGTACGACGGTCAGACCCTGGTGTCAGAGGTCACTGAGGGTCAGCACTGTGGTGTCATCATGGATCAAACCTGCTTCTACTCTGAGCAGGGGGGGCAGTCACATGACCAGGGCTACTTCACCCGGGACGGACTGCAG GACGTCCTGTACCCTGTGGAGGCCGTGGTCCTAGTGGGGGGGTACGTGGTCCATCAGGTGACTGCAACTGACAGCCTGAAGACTGGAGACCAGGTCCAGCTACACCTGGACCAA GTCCACAGATTGTCCTGTAtggtgaaacacacagcaactcACATCCTGAACTTTGCTCTGAGGCAAGTTTTGGGTCGTTCGGTTCAGCAGAGAGGATCTCATGTGTCAGCTGAGCGCCTCCGCTTCGACTTCAGTGTCAAG GGCTCACTGAGTgtctctcagctgcagcaggtagACAGGTGTGTTAATGACATCatctcagccaatcagactgTCCACAGCCAGGAGCTTCCCCTGCAGGTGGCCAGGTGCATCGACGGACTGAGGACAGTCGAtgag gtgTATCCGGATCCTGTTCGGGTGGTGTCGGTGGGGTTGCCGGTCTCTGAACTGTTGGAtgatcagacagacacacagacatctgtGGAGCTCTGCTGTGGAAC TCACCTGCTGCAGACCGGAGCCATCAAGGACCTGCTCATTGTGTCTGAGAGACAGATGGTGAAAGGCATCAGTCGCATCGTCGCGGTGACGGGGCGGGAAGCAACACTG GCTCGGGAGGCGGGTCAGGTGTTGTCTCAGGATGTGGACTCTCTGTCAGCCAGACTGAcaggccccgccccctccaGCCTCGACTCCGCCCAGCGCCTCGCCAAGGAGGTCGGGGTCCTCTCTGAT GCTGTAGATAACACCCCCGTCCCTCAGTGGCAgcgcagagagctgcagagtcgACTCAGAGCTCTGCAGAGGACCAGCAACACCACCGTCAGGAAACTGGAGACCAgagag GCTGCTGTAAGAGCTCAGGCTCTGCTGGAGAAGAACGGCAGAAAGGACCTGCAGGTGGACTCTGTGGAGACAGACTCTCTGTCG ATTGTGATGAAGACGGTGAATCAGCTGAGCGCTGCTGCTCCTCACAGTCACGTGATGCTGCTCGCTCACCAGAGGCATTCTGGGAAGGTTCTATGTGCCTGTCAGGTTCCCAAG GACTCCACGTCTCTCTCAGCCTCTGATTGGGCGGTGGCAGTGTGTCGTCACCTTGGGGGGAGCGCTGGCGGCTCTGCGCTGGTTGCCAAGggaacaggaagcagcagtgacatcactggGGCTCTGAGGTGGGCGGAGGAGTTTGCTCGCCAGAAAACACAGCGATGA
- the aars2 gene encoding alanine--tRNA ligase, mitochondrial isoform X1, with translation MFRLLRRRLRLLSGPPSRLSARSACSFSGSPPELPAARVRSTFLDFFRQKHGHRLVPSSPVRPRGDPTLLFVNAGMNQFKPVFLGTVDPRSEMASYRRVVNSQKCVRAGGKHNDLEDVGRDLYHHTFFEMLGNWSFGDYFKEEACWMAWSLLTGHYGIPADRLYVSYFAGDTASGLPADEETRRIWLDIGVPPGRLLPFGLKDNFWEMGDSGPCGPCTEIHYDHVGGRDATTLVNANSPDVVEIWNLVFMQYNREVDHSLQLLPQFSVDTGMGLERLVSVLQGKRSNYDTDLFTPLLHAIHQRSMVGSYGGRTGAADEGKVDMAYRVVADHIRTLSVCIADGVHPGMSGAELVLRKILRRAVRFCVEVLQAPQGALASLVPTVTHILGDVYPELHREADRIMDVINENEAHFLSSLQQGSRLILRTLNIKDYKHGLFPASVAWSLHRDLGFPLDLVDLMLEERGVQVDRQELDRLISENHKVMLDLQSGVQSQVSQMLDVLSLAELQRLGVPHTDDSLKYQYSLEQDRYVFPACPATVLALYDGQTLVSEVTEGQHCGVIMDQTCFYSEQGGQSHDQGYFTRDGLQDVLYPVEAVVLVGGYVVHQVTATDSLKTGDQVQLHLDQVHRLSCMVKHTATHILNFALRQVLGRSVQQRGSHVSAERLRFDFSVKGSLSVSQLQQVDRCVNDIISANQTVHSQELPLQVARCIDGLRTVDEVYPDPVRVVSVGLPVSELLDDQTDTQTSVELCCGTHLLQTGAIKDLLIVSERQMVKGISRIVAVTGREATLAREAGQVLSQDVDSLSARLTGPAPSSLDSAQRLAKEVGVLSDAVDNTPVPQWQRRELQSRLRALQRTSNTTVRKLETREAAVRAQALLEKNGRKDLQVDSVETDSLSIVMKTVNQLSAAAPHSHVMLLAHQRHSGKVLCACQVPKDSTSLSASDWAVAVCRHLGGSAGGSALVAKGTGSSSDITGALRWAEEFARQKTQR, from the exons ATGTTCAGACTGCTCCGCCGGAGGCTCCGCCTGCTCAGCGGGCCGCCGAGCCGCCTCTCTGCCCGCTCAGCTTGCTCCTTCAGCGGCTCTCCTCCGGAGCTGCCCGCTGCCCGTGTCCGCAGCACCTTCCTGGACTTCTTCCGGCAGAAACACGGACACCGGCTTGTCCCGTCCTCCCCGGTCCGGCCTAGAGGAGACCCCACCCTGCTGTTCGTCAACGCCGGCATGAACCAG TTTAAGCCGGTCTTCTTGGGGACCGTCGACCCTCGCAGTGAGATGGCCTCGTACCGCCGAGTGGTCAACAGTCAGAAATGTGTCCGAGCTGGTGGCAAACACAACGACCTGGAGGACGTGGGCCGAGACCTGTACCACCACACCTTCTTCGAGATGCTGGGAAACTGGTCGTTTGGAGACTACTTcaag gaGGAGGCGTGCTGGATGGCGTGGAGCCTCCTCACTGGGCATTATGGGATACCTGCAGACAGACTGTATGTGTCTTATTTTGCTGGAGACACTGCTTCAGGTTTACCAGCTGACGAAGAGACTCGACGCATCTGGTTAGACATCGG GGTTCCTCCTGGTCGCCTCCTGCCGTTCGGCCTGAAGGATAATTTCTGGGAGATGGGGGACTCTGGCCCCTGTGGCCCCTGCACCGAGATCCATTACGACCACGTAGGAGGACGAGACGCCACAACGCTCGTCAACGCTAACAGTCCTGATGTGGTGGAAATCTGGAACCTGGTCTTCATGCAGTACAACAG GGAGGTGGACCacagtctgcagctgctgccccAGTTCAGTGTGGATACTGGGATGGGACTGGAGCGACTGGTGAGCGTCCTGCAGGGTAAAAGATCAAACTACGACACTGACCTGTTCACCCCGCTGCTCCACGCCATCCACCAG AGGTCGATGGTGGGGTCCTACGGCGGCAGGACAGGCGCGGCGGACGAGGGGAAGGTGGACATGGCGTACCGAGTGGTGGCCGACCACATCCGCACTTTATCGGTCTGCATTGCTGACGGAGTTCATCCAGGCATGTCAGGAGCAGA GTTGGTGTTGAGGAAGATTCTGCGACGGGCGGTTCGGTTCTGTGTCGAGGTCCTTCAGGCTCCTCAGGGGGCACTGGCCAGCCTGGTGCCTACTGTGACCCACATACTG GGCGATGTGTATCCGGAGCTCcacagggaggcagacagg ATCATGGATGTCATCAACGAGAACGAGgctcacttcctgtcatctctgCAGCAGGGCAGCAGGCTGATCCTCCGAACACTCAACATAAAGGACTACAAACATGGACTCTTTCCCG CCTCGGTGGCCTGGTCTCTGCACAGGGACCTGGGTTTCCCTCTGGACCTGGTGGACCTGAtgttggaggagagaggagtccAGGTGGACCGTCAGGAGCTGGACCGACTGATCTCAGAGAACCACAAG gtgATGTTGGATCTGCAGTCTGGGGTTCAGTCTCAGGTGTCTCAGATGTTGGACGTCCTCAGCCTGGCAGAGCTGCAGCGTCTCGGAGTTCCTCACACTGATGACAGTCTCAAATACCAGTACAGCCTGGAGCAGGACAGATACG TGTTCCCGGCATGTCCTGCGACAGTTCTGGCTCTGTACGACGGTCAGACCCTGGTGTCAGAGGTCACTGAGGGTCAGCACTGTGGTGTCATCATGGATCAAACCTGCTTCTACTCTGAGCAGGGGGGGCAGTCACATGACCAGGGCTACTTCACCCGGGACGGACTGCAG GACGTCCTGTACCCTGTGGAGGCCGTGGTCCTAGTGGGGGGGTACGTGGTCCATCAGGTGACTGCAACTGACAGCCTGAAGACTGGAGACCAGGTCCAGCTACACCTGGACCAA GTCCACAGATTGTCCTGTAtggtgaaacacacagcaactcACATCCTGAACTTTGCTCTGAGGCAAGTTTTGGGTCGTTCGGTTCAGCAGAGAGGATCTCATGTGTCAGCTGAGCGCCTCCGCTTCGACTTCAGTGTCAAG GGCTCACTGAGTgtctctcagctgcagcaggtagACAGGTGTGTTAATGACATCatctcagccaatcagactgTCCACAGCCAGGAGCTTCCCCTGCAGGTGGCCAGGTGCATCGACGGACTGAGGACAGTCGAtgag gtgTATCCGGATCCTGTTCGGGTGGTGTCGGTGGGGTTGCCGGTCTCTGAACTGTTGGAtgatcagacagacacacagacatctgtGGAGCTCTGCTGTGGAAC TCACCTGCTGCAGACCGGAGCCATCAAGGACCTGCTCATTGTGTCTGAGAGACAGATGGTGAAAGGCATCAGTCGCATCGTCGCGGTGACGGGGCGGGAAGCAACACTG GCTCGGGAGGCGGGTCAGGTGTTGTCTCAGGATGTGGACTCTCTGTCAGCCAGACTGAcaggccccgccccctccaGCCTCGACTCCGCCCAGCGCCTCGCCAAGGAGGTCGGGGTCCTCTCTGAT GCTGTAGATAACACCCCCGTCCCTCAGTGGCAgcgcagagagctgcagagtcgACTCAGAGCTCTGCAGAGGACCAGCAACACCACCGTCAGGAAACTGGAGACCAgagag GCTGCTGTAAGAGCTCAGGCTCTGCTGGAGAAGAACGGCAGAAAGGACCTGCAGGTGGACTCTGTGGAGACAGACTCTCTGTCG ATTGTGATGAAGACGGTGAATCAGCTGAGCGCTGCTGCTCCTCACAGTCACGTGATGCTGCTCGCTCACCAGAGGCATTCTGGGAAGGTTCTATGTGCCTGTCAGGTTCCCAAG GACTCCACGTCTCTCTCAGCCTCTGATTGGGCGGTGGCAGTGTGTCGTCACCTTGGGGGGAGCGCTGGCGGCTCTGCGCTGGTTGCCAAGggaacaggaagcagcagtgacatcactggGGCTCTGAGGTGGGCGGAGGAGTTTGCTCGCCAGAAAACACAGCGATGA